The Eremothecium cymbalariae DBVPG#7215 chromosome 8, complete sequence genome has a window encoding:
- the ACO1 gene encoding aconitate hydratase ACO1 (similar to Ashbya gossypii ADL032W), which produces MSSGRAVLGSSRVARSMATVAKVTRDSRVHQNLLEDHSFVNYKENVEFVDIVRKRLGRPLTYAEKILYGHLDNPHEQEIERGVSYLKLRPDRVACQDATAQMAILQFMSAGLPEVARPVTVHCDHLIQAQVGGVKDLARACEQNKEVYDFLATATAKYNIGFWKPGSGIIHQIVLENYAFPGALIIGTDSHTPNAGGLGQLAIGVGGADAVDVMSDLPWELKAPKILGVKLTGKMSGWTSPKDIILKLAGITTVKGGTGKIVEYFGDGVDTFSATGMGTICNMGAEIGATTSVFPFNDSMVEYLKATNRHDIAQFAQLYKHDLLSADKGAEYDEVIEIDLSSLEPYVNGPFTPDLATPISKLKDVAVENDWPLEVKVGLIGSCTNSSYEDMSRSASIIRDAAAHGLKAKSLFTVTPGSEQIRATIARDGQLDTFTEFGGVVLANACGPCIGQWDRQDIKKGDKNTIVSSFNRNFTSRNDGNPETHSFVASPELVTAFAIAGDLRFNPLTDKLMDKNGKEFMLKPPSGDGLPQRGYDPGENTYQAPPKNRDLVEVMVSPTSDRLQLLQPFDEWDGKDPTNMPILIKSVGKTTTDHISMAGPWLKYRGHLENICNNYMIGAINAENNKANCVKHFYTGKYAGVPETARAYRDQGIKWVVVGGENFGEGSSREHAALEPRFLGAFAIITKSFARIHETNLKKQGLLPLTFAQPEAYDRINPDDTVDIIGLSDFAPSKPLTMRIHTKAGETWTTPLDHTFNAEQIEWFKAGSALNKLAKAKK; this is translated from the coding sequence ATGTCGTCAGGTCGTGCGGTATTAGGTAGCTCGAGGGTTGCCAGAAGTATGGCTACGGTGGCGAAGGTTACGAGGGACTCGAGAGTTCACCAGAACTTGTTGGAGGATCATTCTTTTGTTAATTACAAGGAGAACGTGGAGTTTGTTGATATTGTGAGGAAGAGGTTGGGACGGCCATTGACTTATGCGGAGAAGATTTTGTATGGACATTTGGACAATCCGCATGAGCAGGAAATCGAGCGGGGCGTATCGTATTTAAAATTACGTCCGGACCGGGTTGCTTGCCAGGATGCCACGGCGCAGATGGCGATTTTGCAATTTATGTCTGCGGGGTTGCCGGAAGTCGCTAGGCCGGTGACGGTGCATTGCGATCATTTGATCCAGGCTCAAGTAGGAGGTGTGAAGGATTTGGCTCGTGCATGTGAGCAGAATAAGGAGGTGTATGACTTTTTGGCTACGGCGACGGCGAAGTATAACATTGGGTTTTGGAAGCCGGGATCTGGTATTATTCATCAAATTGTGTTGGAAAATTATGCGTTCCCAGGTGCGTTGATTATTGGTACGGATTCCCATACACCTAATGCAGGTGGATTAGGACAGTTGGCTATTGGTGTTGGAGGTGCTGATGCGGTTGATGTGATGTCTGATTTGCCATGGGAGTTGAAGGCTCCCAAGATTTTGGGTGTGAAGTTGACTGGGAAAATGAGCGGTTGGACTTCGCCTAAAGATATTATCTTGAAGTTGGCTGGTATTACTACTGTGAAGGGTGGTACTGGTAAGATTGTTGAGTACTTTGGTGATGGTGTGGACACATTCTCTGCTACTGGTATGGGTACTATTTGTAATATGGGCGCTGAGATCGGTGCTACGACCTCTGTATTCCCCTTTAACGACTCAATGGTTGAATACTTGAAGGCTACTAATAGACATGATATTGCTCAGTTTGCTCAATTGTACAAGCATGATTTGTTGTCTGCTGATAAGGGTGCCGAATATGACGAGGTTATTGAGATTGACTTGAGTAGCTTGGAGCCTTATGTTAATGGACCTTTTACGCCTGATTTGGCTACTCCTATTTCCAAGTTAAAGGATGTTGCAGTTGAGAATGACTGGCCCTTGGAGGTTAAGGTAGGATTGATTGGTTCTTGTACCAACTCCTCCTACGAAGACATGTCTCGTTCCGCTTCCATCATTAGGGATGCGGCAGCCCATGGTTTGAAGGCTAAGTCTTTGTTCACGGTTACTCCAGGTTCAGAGCAGATTAGAGCCACCATCGCAAGAGATGGACAATTGGATACTTTTACCGAGTTTGGCGGTGTCGTTTTAGCTAATGCATGTGGTCCATGTATTGGACAATGGGACAGACAGGACATTAAGAAGGGTGATAAGAACACAATTGTGTCCTCtttcaacagaaacttCACGTCCAGAAACGATGGTAACCCAGAAACTCACTCCTTTGTTGCTTCCCCAGAATTGGTTACTGCGTTTGCAATTGCAGGTGATTTGAGATTCAACCCATTAACCGATAAATTGATGGACAAGAACGGCAAAGAATTTATGTTAAAGCCTCCATCTGGAGATGGTTTGCCTCAAAGAGGCTACGACCCTGGTGAGAACACATACCAAGCTCCACCAAAGAACCGTGACCTCGTTGAAGTTATGGTTTCCCCAACTTCTGACCGTTTGCAACTTCTACAACCTTTTGATGAATGGGACGGGAAAGATCCTACCAATATGCCTATCTTGATCAAATCCGTAGGGAAGACCACCACTGACCACATCTCTATGGCCGGTCCATGGTTGAAGTATAGAGGTCACTTGGAAAACATTTGCAACAACTACATGATCGGTGCCATTAACGCAGAGAACAACAAGGCCAACTGCGTGAAACACTTCTACACAGGTAAATATGCTGGTGTTCCAGAAACTGCCAGAGCTTACAGAGACCAAGGCATTAAATGGGTTGTCGTCGGTGGAGAAAACTTTGGTGAAGGTTCTTCCCGTGAGCACGCAGCTCTAGAACCAAGATTCTTGGGTGCCTTCGCTATCATTACAAAATCATTTGCTCGTATTCATGAAACTAACTTGAAAAAGCAAGGTTTGTTGCCTTTGACTTTCGCTCAACCAGAGGCATACGACAGAATTAACCCAGATGATACCGTAGACATTATTGGTCTATCTGACTTCGCTCCATCTAAACCACTAACTATGAGAATTCACACCAAAGCTGGTGAAACTTGGACCACTCCTTTGGACCACACTTTCAACGCTGAGCAAATTGAGTGGTTCAAGGCGGGTTCTGCATTGAACAAATTAGCAAAAGCTAAGAAATAA
- the STT4 gene encoding 1-phosphatidylinositol 4-kinase STT4 (similar to Ashbya gossypii ADL033W 1-intron): protein MSVFGRSNFSVRASALKRLAQVSLDAGRDTDKITGCLSVNCSKTESKLFTIPLTLNEFEILLSLSDSVPRTLCQATRLLENVISPYFLETPRQIFSNVLMNRFKIDNLKHPSEILTLRLTNFLITLDAGFPELDRHIRSLIGTFLNTVFEAPNLASLLSLVGFIEAFIEHQNFAINELQKFVLEKLHSYITEDFLFKVEAIVGGIVLDDTLIAYFDSGSEICALLFCQLVSKLQVATVSNLLAVSKNITKLSEFFLIMQDAEYQYGNNNDNEHPNTDILDEFKSTLRSNKDFLIKVLTFSHRQITEFDEGAKYINLNTNNRVNQLYEAKENAIEIMCLGLYVGQNDFEAPLISTLANVLPGVCTLSHPIPPGVIETVISAASLLNFFSEELSAQLLYAFPNVVSSPQITSENVSKISTIFAIGLKPLNQDSVVGSVYSLNNLLAVSEDGSPMPILKERRFTSNYETQIDKLFHPGTLGASTMANYQTLQVPKTNDGSISLSSNGDQISETTSVSQHPPFESGATYHDKLFKNTINSVITIAINYKDPTIIALVVTIMTQKFRVVSSKLDMIILESLSEICCHVNDTEFNLLMKFCNTVTAIAIKDGDELLLQGVQNARTSISKKLGEKRDHRVYITYLRELLEVIIARGDVDKLEHHRPHTEISQVAEQIAMYLKPLAALLPKPGEKPLNLTQDEVTTNLYRSIWYNMVVHGFHGGGSSLTEKYYEELKVIAFNSPPLASEFPANNRETSVDMNTILRRGSSNHNVKQQKNILNDHLNINNVAARAISIPKLMFLAAMLFLETLRCESGDCSTSLFYFSNSSIVSSNLDRFVGSIVISTVCKFTKIMLKGDPRIFSADHIAGQLSNMILLLTHRTPYLQDCAFQCCDIFIKKIPSSLCHRESLFKLLDSLTMLFDSVVDCETNKYEPCYEFELKHSKTKVMISDSYEWRKTSLHRLHTNAKEWVKIILKKAGQDTKILLQSYLSDLGGFHRVSSVEFGVSFAFEMAGSILSVDRELSKISCSGFEKPDTISGFLSQHSWRSKFLVDHAAPSSCEEIENNRLAFKLEIEDSLLNNKVVPERLMTDYLDLCATLLILRKGESAKLVYDLVSIPFRDFSSYSMKVATNVWLSVITERKDLSHLLLAEIGSFFIRSIDDNRGLYSHKHDLIPEELQQMEYSPYNKKKINDLATIASQSIQPHLYVIRLFASHFEGTLFESSHLLKIFTKIAYHGVSNLKYASYHPFARLARTELLNFALLVLSFVVNYSVWDARLLSQAIVNGALMWFKKPKSWPFGSNELKVRTDLALLAELQNHLKVLNSTLRSYTGDSVTLLECFVISEIHQLETWLNPLNNTTELPNLPSELVQVAFDIDPAMAVSYTGRYKTKKHVNTLSKLIHSHTLLCVHIPEALVYLLDHDGGSSRYVLYWTPVSPIEAINLFLPEWNKNTLLLQYNVRALESHDIKLTFFYVPQLVQCLRYDTKGYVERFILETAKQSVLFSHQIIWNMLANCYRDDEATVEDELKPTLDRIRERMIANFSPAYRDFYKQEFGFFNDITSISGKLKPYIKKTKAEKKHKIDEEMAKIILKPNVYLPSNPDGIIIDIDRKSGKPLQSHAKAPFMATFKIKKQICEENTGALVDVESWQGAIFKVGDDCRQDVLALQLVSVFRTIWSSIGMDLYVFPYRVTATAGGCGVIDVLPNSISRDMLGREAVNGLYEYFTTKFGPENSIEFEYARNNFVKSLAAYSVISYLLHFKDRHNGNIMYDDQGHCLHIDFGFIFDIVPGGVKFEAVPFKLTKEMVRVMGGSPDTQAYLKFQELCIKAYLAARPHMHTIVQCVIPMLSSGLPCFKGDKTIRNLEARFQPTKSDHDAAHFMRTLIRRSYESVFTKGYDEFQRLTNGIPY, encoded by the exons ATGAGTGTGTTCGG AAGGAGCAACTTCTCTGTAAGAGCAAGTGCCTTAAAAAGGCTAGCCCAGGTTTCTTTAGATGCCGGCAGAGACACGGATAAAATTACCGGTTGCTTATCAGTTAATTGCTCCAAGACTGAGTCTAAACTGTTTACAATTCCGTTAACTCttaatgaatttgaaattttacTTTCATTAAGCGATTCTGTCCCACGAACTCTATGTCAGGCGACAAGGTTATTGGAAAACGTGATATCTCCGTACTTTCTCGAAACTCCAAGGCAAATATTCTCCAATGTGCTCATGAACCGAttcaaaattgataatcttAAGCATCCATCTGAAATATTAACTCTACGATTGACGAATTTTTTGATTACTCTGGATGCCGGATTTCCGGAACTAGATAGGCATATTCGTTCATTGATTGGTACATTCTTAAATACGGTGTTTGAAGCGCCTAATCTTGCGTCATTGTTGTCCTTGGTCGGATTTATAGAGGCTTTTATTGAGCATCAAAATTTCGCGATCAATGAACTACAGAAATTCGTCTTGGAAAAATTGCATTCCTATATTACTGAAGACTTTCTATTCAAGGTGGAAGCAATTGTGGGTGGAATAGTGCTGGATGACACCTTGATTGCTTATTTCGACAGCGGTAGTGAAATATGCGCTCTTCTCTTTTGCCAGTTGGTTAGCAAATTACAGGTAGCCACAGTTTCGAACTTGTTGGCAGTTTCGAAAAACATCACCAAACTTTCtgaattctttttgattATGCAGGATGCTGAATATCAATATGGAAACAACAACGACAATGAGCATCCCAATACAGATATCTTGGATGAGTTTAAATCCACTTTGAGATCTAATAAGGATTTTTTGATTAAGGTTTTGACATTTTCACACCGTCAGATTActgaatttgatgaaggTGCCAAATACATAAACTTAAACACGAATAATCGGGTTAATCAGTTGTATGAGGCGAAGGAAAATGCAATTGAGATTATGTGTTTGGGATTGTATGTCGGCCAgaatgattttgaagcacCCCTAATTTCCACTTTAGCGAATGTATTGCCAGGAGTATGTACTTTGAGCCATCCAATCCCTCCTGGTGTTATCGAAACGGTGATAAGCGCTGCATCTTTGCTTAATTTCTTCTCCGAAGAGCTTTCAGCTCAACTATTGTACGCCTTTCCAAATGTGGTCTCTTCGCCTCAGATAACTTCTGAAAATGTTTCTAAGATATCTACAATATTTGCCATCGGACTAAAACCCTTAAATCAAGATTCGGTCGTAGGGTCTGTCTACTCGTTGAATAATTTGTTAGCTGTTTCTGAAGATGGTTCACCTATGCCAATTTTAAAGGAGCGTAGGTTTACTTCAAACTATGAAACGcaaattgataaattatTCCATCCAGGAACGCTAGGAGCCAGTACTATGGCGAACTATCAAACCCTGCAAGTGCCTAAGACTAATGATGGGTCGATTTCGTTGAGTAGCAATGGAGACCAAATCTCAGAGACCACCTCTGTGTCTCAACATCCGCCATTTGAATCAGGAGCCACTTATCATGACaagttgtttaaaaatacaatcAACTCTGTTATCACTATTGCCATAAATTATAAGGACCCGACTATTATTGCCCTTGTAGTGACTATAATGACTCAGAAATTCAGGGTTGTCTCCTCAAAGCTAGATATGATTATCCTAGAGAGTTTGTCTGAAATTTGTTGTCATGTAAATGATACCGAATTTAACCtattaatgaaattttGCAATACTGTCACAGCGATTGCTATCAAAGATGGAGATGAACTCTTGTTACAGGGCGTCCAAAACGCTAGAACTTctatttccaaaaaattagGAGAAAAACGAGATCATCGTGTATACATCACGTACTTGCGTGAATTATTGGAGGTTATTATTGCCCGAGGTGACGTAGATAAATTGGAACATCATAGGCCGCATACAGAAATTTCACAGGTTGCAGAACAGATTGCGATGTATTTGAAGCCCTTGGCTGCGTTATTACCAAAACCAGGCGAAAAGCCTTTAAATTTGACTCAAGATGAGGTTACGACTAATTTGTATAGAAGCATTTGGTATAACATGGTCGTTCACGGATTCCATGGAGGTGGTTCTAGTCTAACAGAGAAGTattatgaagaattgaaggtTATTGCATTCAATAGTCCACCTTTAGCCTCTGAATTCCCAGCTAATAACAGAGAAACATCGGTTGATATGAACACAATTCTACGTCGTGGTTCATCCAACCACAATGTGAAGcaacaaaagaatataCTAAATGATcatttgaatattaataatgtaGCTGCTAGGGCTATATCTATTCCAAAATTGATGTTTCTAGCTGCCATGTTATTTTTGGAGACTTTAAGGTGTGAATCAGGCGACTGTTCCACctctttattttatttttctaattcttcaatcGTCTCTAGTAACTTGGATCGTTTCGTTGGTTCCATCGTGATTTCTACTGTGTGCAAATTTACGAAGATAATGTTGAAAGGTGATCCACGCATATTTTCTGCTGACCATATTGCTGGTCAATTGAGTAATATGATATTACTTTTGACTCACAGAACCCCATACCTTCAGGATTGTGCTTTCCAATGTTGtgatatattcatcaaGAAAATTCCTTCTAGTTTGTGTCATCGTGAGTCTTTATTTAAATTATTGGATTCATTAACCATGCTTTTTGATAGCGTTGTAGACTGTGAGACAAATAAATATGAGCCATGTTATGAGTTTGAATTGAAACACTCAAAGACAAAAGTTATGATCTCCGATTCCTACGAATGGAGGAAAACTTCTTTGCATCGTTTGCATACGAACGCAAAAGAATGGGTGAagataattttgaagaaagctGGTCAGGACACTAAAATTTTACTACAATCATATCTTTCTGATTTGGGTGGATTTCATAGGGTAAGCAGTGTTGAGTTTGGAGTTTCCTTTGCATTTGAAATGGCAGGTTCAATCCTGTCCGTTGATAGAGAATTATCTAAGATTAGTTGTAGTGGCTTTGAAAAACCTGATACTATTTCAGGATTTTTGTCACAACATTCTTGGAGGTCGAAATTCCTAGTGGACCACGCCGCTCCATCTTCATGTGAGGAGATCGAAAACAATAGGTTAGCGTTCAAACTGGAGATCGAGGACAGCCTATTGAACAACAAAGTTGTTCCTGAGAGGCTGATGACGGATTATTTAGATCTCTGTGCAACCTTATTGATTTTGCGTAAAGGTGAATCTGCTAAATTGGTTTATGATTTGGTTTCTATTCCATTTAGGGACTTTTCATCCTATTCAATGAAAGTGGCGACTAATGTATGGCTCTCTGTGATCACAGAAAGGAAAGATTTATCTCATTTGTTGTTAGCCGAAATTGGCTCCTTCTTTATCCGGTCTATTGATGATAACCGTGGTTTGTATTCTCACAAACACGACTTGATACCCGAAGAACTACAGCAGATGGAGTATAGTCCGTAtaacaagaagaaaattaaTGATTTAGCGACAATTGCTAGCCAGTCAATACAACCACATCTTTATGTGATTAGGCTTTTCGCCTCCCACTTTGAGGGTACCCTTTTTGAAAGCTCCCACTTACTGAAGATTTTTACAAAAATAGCATATCATGGCGTTTCGAATCTTAAGTATGCGAGTTATCACCCCTTTGCAAGACTGGCACGTACCGAGTTGTTGAACTTTGCTCTATTAGTTTTGTCTTTTGTTGTGAATTATAGCGTGTGGGATGCAAGACTATTGTCACAGGCAATTGTGAACGGCGCGTTAATGTGGTTTAAAAAACCTAAGTCCTGGCCATTTGGATCTAATGAGTTGAAGGTGCGCACCGATTTGGCTTTGTTAGCAGAGTTGCAGAACCATTTGAAAGTTCTCAACTCTACCCTTCGGTCTTATACAGGAGACAGTGTAACACTCTTGGAATGTTTTGTGATAAGTGAAATTCACCAGTTGGAAACGTGGTTGAATCCTCTCAATAATACAACTGAGTTGCCTAACTTGCCTTCTGAGTTAGTTCAAGTTGCCTTCGATATTGATCCTGCAATGGCTGTATCGTATACTGGTAGGTATAAGACCAAGAAGCATGTAAATACCCTTTCGAAGCTAATTCACAGCCACACACTTCTTTGTGTGCATATCCCTGAGGCACTAGTTTATTTACTAGATCATGACGGTGGCTCTTCACGATATGTTTTGTACTGGACGCCAGTGAGTCCAATTGAAGCAATAAACCTATTCTTGCCTGAGTGGAACAAAAACACCCTATTATTGCAATATAACGTAAGAGCCCTCGAATCCCATGACATCAAGCTCACATTCTTCTATGTGCCGCAGCTTGTTCAGTGTCTCCGTTATGATACCAAGGGCTACGTAGAGCGCTTTATCTTGGAGACCGCTAAGCAGAGTGTTTTGTTCTCACATCAAATTATCTGGAACATGCTTGCCAACTGTTACAGGGACGATGAAGCAACTGTTGAGGATGAACTTAAGCCCACCCTTGATCGTATCCGTGAAAGAATGATTGCTAATTTCAGTCCTGCGTATCGAGACTTCTACAAGCAGGAGTTCGGGTTCTTCAACGACATTACAAGTATATCTGGGAAGTTGAAGCCATACATCAAGAAGACCAAGGCAGAGAAGAAACACAAGATCGATGAGGAGATGGCCAAGATTATCTTGAAGCCAAATGTATATTTACCAAGCAACCCTGATGGAATTATCATCGACATCGATCGCAAGAGCGGCAAGCCATTGCAATCGCACGCTAAGGCACCCTTCATGGCAACATTCAAGATCAAAAAGCAGATCTGTGAAGAAAACACCGGTGCTCTTGTCGATGTCGAAAGTTGGCAAGGGGCTATCTTCAAAGTCGGTGATGATTGTCGTCAGGATGTATTAGCCCTTCAGTTGGTCTCCGTTTTCCGCACCATCTGGTCTTCCATTGGCATGGACCTCTACGTGTTCCCCTACCGTGTCACCGCAACTGCAGGTGGCTGTGGTGTGATTGACGTCTTGCCCAACTCCATCTCTCGTGACATGCTTGGCCGTGAAGCAGTTAACGGCCTCTACGAATACTTTACGACTAAATTTGGCCCAGAAAACTCAATTGAGTTTGAATACGCCCGAAACAACTTCGTCAAATCCCTCGCTGCCTACAGCGTCATCTCCTACTTACTCCACTTCAAGGATAGGCACAACGGCAATATTATGTATGACGACCAGGGACATTGTCTACACATCGACTTCGGCTTCATCTTCGACATCGTGCCTGGTGGCGTCAAGTTCGAAGCCGTACCTTTCAAATTGACCAAAGAGATGGTCCGCGTTATGGGCGGCAGCCCCGACACACAGGCCTACCTCAAATTTCAAGAACTCTGCATCAAGGCCTATTTGGCTGCCCGTCCACACATGCACACAATCGTCCAGTGCGTCATCCCGATGCTCTCCAGCGGCTTGCCATGCTTCAAGGGCGACAAAACAATCCGCAACTTGGAGGCCCGTTTCCAACCCACAAAGTCCGACCACGATGCTGCCCATTTCATGCGCACCCTAATCAGACGCTCCTACGAAAGTGTGTTCACCAAGGGCTACGACGAGTTCCAAAGACTAACCAATGGCATACCCTACTGA
- a CDS encoding uncharacterized protein (similar to Ashbya gossypii ADL034w) — protein sequence MELPGYYYDEERGKYFKITNNTRQGLGEVRRYDREELKRKQRDDEQQVLAERIRSRERKAVRRIVVERLERGPARAGARGTGVVDSLLQCSLQRRECETGGAGLNYREHVDIFSGAAAVVGEILPYVSVVEAPSGGDSGGLLVAVCDENGTEYVIQERDGKIVGMREMVRGLGSAVPLALVLPVRYAGNDAHQGWLLNTGNEYILSSAAAAPVALSPNAAMRTPACASAAISRIGVASGIEVFDMLELPVSTATAADYINVVCLAMHNRVQFLTHDYGSGLGASRHGVFRLPRTLRVPQQQQRTDVLSLAGTVFGELFAGCRAGQLFRFKFHPDNRTDDVLLLQYFNGPVVNIKFIPNTRLLVVSVFAHPCQCVYLITVDYLQNPIIARFKSKFQNTCKRTEILHVSDDGSYLIYGSLLADEGRGDFEVFSTNVTGQLVTDYDETTKVPIVHAFKSMKSCIPKQSIKRLLAVTLTTSHHKEHSDFEHFHTRCIDHHHHMVYRHVSPNGEPSHLRLISLSKDEDDVGIVLRSVDLL from the coding sequence ATGGAGTTGCCTGGGTATTACTACGATGAGGAGCGGGGCAAGTACTTCAAGATTACGAATAATACCAGGCAGGGGCTTGGTGAGGTAAGACGGTACGACCGAGAAGAGCTGAAACGTAAACAGCGGGATGACGAGCAGCAAGTACTTGCAGAACGCATCAGGTCAAGGGAACGCAAGGCTGTACGAAGGATTGTTGTTGAGCGGTTGGAACGCGGGCCCGCTAGGGCGGGTGCGAGAGGGACAGGTGTTGTGGATTCGCTGTTGCAGTGTTCGCTGCAGAGGAGGGAGTGTGAGACGGGCGGTGCTGGATTGAATTATCGCGAACATGTGGATATTTTCAGCGGGGCAGCAGCGGTAGTCGGCGAGATACTGCCGTATGTGAGTGTTGTGGAGGCACCTTCAGGTGGTGATAGTGGCGGTTTGCTGGTGGCGGTATGTGACGAGAACGGTACGGAATATGTTATCCAGGAACGAGACGGCAAGATTGTGGGCATGAGGGAAATGGTACGTGGGTTGGGGTCGGCGGTGCCGTTGGCGCTGGTGTTGCCGGTTCGTTATGCCGGGAATGATGCGCATCAGGGATGGCTGTTGAATACTGGGAACGAGTACATTTTAAGCagtgctgctgctgcgccTGTGGCGCTGTCGCCGAATGCAGCAATGCGTACTCCTGCTTGCGCCAGTGCTGCCATAAGCCGGATTGGCGTAGCGTCGGGAATCGAGGTGTTCGATATGCTTGAATTACCTGTTAGTACTGCAACAGCTGCTGACTATATAAACGTGGTGTGCCTTGCCATGCACAACAGGGTTCAGTTTTTGACGCACGATTACGGCAGCGGGCTGGGCGCAAGTCGGCATGGAGTGTTCAGGCTACCTAGAACGCTGAGGGTgccacaacaacagcagcgAACAGATGTGCTGTCTTTGGCGGGTACCGTTTTTGGTGAGTTGTTTGCTGGTTGCCGTGCAGGGCAACTTTTCCGGTTCAAATTTCACCCGGACAACAGAACCGATGACGTGCTACTGTTGCAGTACTTCAATGGCCCAGTGGTAAACATCAAATTCATTCCAAACACAAGGTTACTTGTGGTTTCTGTGTTTGCCCATCCATGCCAATGTGTGTACTTGATCACGGTTGATTATTTGCAAAATCCTATAATAGCAAGGTTCAAGAGCAAATTCCAAAACACTTGTAAACGTACGGAAATACTTCATGTATCCGACGATGGTAGCTATTTAATATACGGTAGCTTGCTTGCGGATGAAGGTCGTGGTGATTTTGAAGTCTTCTCGACCAACGTGACTGGCCAATTGGTTACGGACTACGACGAAACGACAAAGGTTCCCATCGTCCACGCCTTCAAGTCGATGAAGAGCTGCATACCAAAGCAAAGTATTAAGCGGTTACTCGCTGTGACCCTAACAACTTCCCACCATAAAGAGCATAGCGATTTTGAGCATTTCCACACCCGTTGCATTgatcaccaccaccatatGGTCTATCGCCATGTGTCACCGAATGGGGAACCGTCCCATTTACGGCTCATATCGTTATCtaaagatgaggatgacgTGGGCATCGTTCTGAGGTCTGTTGATTTACTTTAA
- the UBC12 gene encoding NEDD8-conjugating protein UBC12 (similar to Ashbya gossypii ADL035C 1-intron) — translation MIRKTNNCAQNKAPPHHISSFPCQNKHSDKKQWYAPTPTNHSLHPPPAFYSPPILTNLSSLRQKKAKTSSNPKKKQLEASRSPNPPHNNSGGAAAATTAAPDADHTTHAIAAAAKIRIDKDLTHLELPPTVSIETNSITSEATLYLRISPDEGFYKHGHFGFSVSFKDSYPIDPPIVKCLTTIYHPNIDYNGNICLNVLREDWTPVLDLQTIVIGLLFLFLEPNPKDPLNKHAAHTMVKDPFRFERNVLASMKGATIDNHNFDCLHT, via the coding sequence ATGATACGAAAAACAAACAACTGCGCTCAAAACAAAGCCCCTCCTCACCACATCTCGTCGTTCCCTTGCCAAAACAAACACAGCGACAAGAAGCAATGGTATGCCCCCACCCCAACCAACCACAGTCTACACCCCCCCCCCGCATTCTACAGCCCCCCAATACTAACAAACCTCTCTTCCTTACGACAAAAAAAAGCTAAAACTTCgtcaaatccaaaaaaaaaacaactgGAGGCCTCCCGTTCTCCAAACCCCCCCCATAACAACAGTGGCGGCGCCGCCGCCGCCACTACCGCCGCCCCAGACGCTGACCACACCACCCACGCCATCGCCGCCGCCGCCAAAATCCGCATCGACAAAGACCTCACGCATCTCGAACTGCCACCAACCGTCAGCATAGAAACCAACAGCATCACCTCAGAAGCAACACTCTACCTCCGCATCTCCCCCGACGAGGGCTTCTACAAACACGGCCACTTCGGCTTCTCCGTCTCCTTCAAAGACTCCTACCCAATCGACCCGCCCATCGTAAAGTGCCTTACCACAATCTACCACCCCAACATCGACTACAACGGCAACATCTGTCTCAACGTACTCAGAGAAGACTGGACCCCTGTCCTAGACCTCCAGACAATAGTCATCGGCCTCCTGTTCCTCTTCCTGGAACCAAACCCCAAAGACCCGCTCAACAAACACGCCGCCCACACCATGGTCAAAGACCCCTTCCGCTTCGAAAGAAACGTCCTGGCCTCCATGAAGGGCGCCACCATAGACAACCACAACTTCGACTGCCTCCACACCTGa
- the DPA10 gene encoding Dpa10p (similar to Ashbya gossypii ADL036W-A), whose protein sequence is MVRVSMKGMGAVHAVARCSVPKAHVKSTTFPTFAGVRWYSSVDWGRWEVFSASSSSSVGSKEQRPTVISSDSDEVETVSEHIRV, encoded by the coding sequence ATGGTAAGGGTATCGATGAAAGGGATGGGTGCGGTGCATGCAGTGGCTCGGTGTTCAGTTCCCAAGGCGCATGTGAAGTCCACTACGTTTCCTACGTTTGCGGGTGTGAGGTGGTACTCGTCGGTGGATTGGGGACGGTGGGAGGTTTTTTCAGCATCGTCTTCGTCATCGGTGGGGAGTAAGGAGCAGAGGCCCACTGTGATCAGTTCGGATAGTGATGAGGTTGAGACGGTGAGTGAGCACATCAGGGTTTAG